In the genome of Dermatobacter hominis, the window TCGAGCGCCACCGCGGCGTCGCCGAGCATCGCGAAGTCGCGGAAGTCCTGCTCGGCCTGGCGGATGAACTCCCGCCGGGCCTCGCCCTCGACGGGCGGGATCTGACGGCGGCGCACCGAGGCGGCTCGCTCGCGGAACCGCTCCACCATGGCCTGCGGGTCGAAGTTCTCCATGGCGGCCCAGGCTACGGCCCGCCGCAGCCGGTCGGGGGCGTGCGGCCGGGCTCAGCGTTCGTCGTCGGGGGCGTCGCCGTCGCCCGCCTGCGACGCCCACCACGTGGCGGGCCCGTCGTCGGACGCGACGGCGCCCGAGGCGGGCGGGCTCCCGGGGTGCGGGCCGGCACCCGGCTCGCGCTGCGGGAGCTGCGGGGCGGGGCGGACCGACCACGGGTCGTCCTCGGCGTCGAGGTCGTCGTCGTCCGCGAACGCGGCGGGACCGGGGTCGACCAGGCGCTGCTCGGAGCCGTCCGCGCCGACGACGACGGCACCCGTGCGGGACCGGCGATCGGCGCGCTCCTCGGAGGCGGCGGCACGCGACGGCCGGGTCCGGATCCAGAAGAACACGGTGGCGGCCGCGATCACGACGGCCAGCACGAGCAGGGCGATCACGACCCAGTTGAGGCGCGTCGTGGCGCGGTCGCTCTCGGTGACGCGGTCCTCGAGCGCGGGCGTGGTCGTGCTCGGCACCGTCGTGGCCGGGGGCTCGCTGGTGGCGGGCTCGCCGCCCGCCGGCGGGGCCGTGGCCGCCGGGTCGACGGGGGCGGTGGTCGTGGTCGCCTGGACCGGCCGGCCCGGTGCGGCGGCGGCCGGCCCGGCACCGGCGCCGGAGAGCGCGCCGGCCAGCACGATCGCGGCCAGCAGGAGCCCCGCCGATGCGGCCCGCAGCGGCGCGGAGGGACCTCGGGGCACCATGCCGCGCACCCTACCCGGCGCCGGACGGGCCGACGGCGACCCGGGAGCGGCCCGCGGTCACCCGATCGGCTGCTCGACCGGGCACGAGTAGGTGGTCCGGCCGCCCACCGTCCGGCGCAGGAGCGGCGCCCCGCAGCGCGGGCAGGTCGCGCCCCTCGTGCGCGCCGCCTGGAGGTCGCCGGTGTGGGACCCGCCCCGACGGCCGAGGGTGCGGACCGTCCGGCGGATGCCGTCCGCGAGGCGGCGCTGCTCGTCGGCGGTCAGCGAACCGGCCGGTCGCCCGGGATCGAGCCCGACGCGCCACAGGGTCTCGTCGACGAGGAGGTTCCCGAGCCCGGCCAGGCGGTGCTGGTCGAGCAGCACCGCCTTGAGCGGTGCGGTCGACGTGCCGAGCACCGTCCGCAGCTGCGCCACCGTGGCCGTGGACGCCTCGGGTCCGAGGAGGTCGAGGTCGGGGTCGAGCTCCACGCCGCCGAGGCGGCGGGCGTCGATGATCGCCAGCGATCCCCCGCCGGACAGGTCCATGCCGAAGCGCTCCCACGTCGGCTCGACGCGGACGCTGGAGTACTCGAGCCGGTCGATCGCGAGGTCGCCGTCGACCACGAGGCGGCCGGTCATCCCGAACCGCAGCCCGAGCACCGCGCCCGAGCTCATCGGGAGCATGAGGAGCTTGCCGCGCCGCGTCGCCGCCCGCACCCTCGCACCGAGCAGGGCGGCCTCGAGCGCCTCGGGCGTCGCACCTCGCTTGAGGAACCACGCGTCGGGCGCGCGCACGGCCTCGACCGTCCGGCCCACGACCTCCTCCGCGGCCTGGCGGTAGGTCTCGACCTCGAGCAGCTCCGGCACGGTGCGGTGCAGGTCCCCCGCGGCCGGGTCAGCCCGCGCCGGGCTCGCCGACCGCGTCGAGC includes:
- a CDS encoding Fpg/Nei family DNA glycosylase, translating into MPELLEVETYRQAAEEVVGRTVEAVRAPDAWFLKRGATPEALEAALLGARVRAATRRGKLLMLPMSSGAVLGLRFGMTGRLVVDGDLAIDRLEYSSVRVEPTWERFGMDLSGGGSLAIIDARRLGGVELDPDLDLLGPEASTATVAQLRTVLGTSTAPLKAVLLDQHRLAGLGNLLVDETLWRVGLDPGRPAGSLTADEQRRLADGIRRTVRTLGRRGGSHTGDLQAARTRGATCPRCGAPLLRRTVGGRTTYSCPVEQPIG